A window of the Paenibacillus woosongensis genome harbors these coding sequences:
- a CDS encoding ABC transporter permease, giving the protein MRTRKGLVQAATRDYQLWIMILPAIIVILIFNYIPMYGIQLAFRDYDFSKGLTGGEWRGLAYFQQFIDSYLFTDLMRNTFLISLASIVLGFPAPIILALILNQIRRKKMKQLMQTTVYLPHFISIIVLVGMLNVLLSAETGVVGHLMKAIGLGHINLLASTGTFIPVYVLSDIWQHCGWNSIIYLAALSTVDPQLYDAARIDGASRWQTIRFVDIPALVPTIIILFILSMGNILSTGFEKIFLMQNSLNLPVSEVIATYVYKIGIVSSQFSLASAIGLFNTVINFIFLFAMNTISKRVSETSLF; this is encoded by the coding sequence ATGCGGACTCGCAAAGGGCTAGTTCAAGCCGCCACGCGCGACTATCAACTTTGGATCATGATCCTCCCGGCGATCATCGTCATTCTGATTTTCAATTACATTCCGATGTACGGGATTCAGCTCGCTTTTCGCGATTATGACTTCAGCAAGGGGCTGACCGGGGGCGAGTGGCGGGGACTGGCGTATTTTCAGCAATTCATCGACAGTTATCTGTTCACCGACCTGATGCGGAACACCTTTCTGATCAGCCTGGCGAGCATTGTGCTCGGCTTTCCGGCTCCCATCATTTTGGCGTTGATTCTGAACCAGATTCGGCGCAAAAAAATGAAGCAGCTCATGCAGACCACCGTCTATCTGCCGCACTTCATCTCGATCATCGTGCTGGTGGGCATGCTGAATGTGCTGCTGTCGGCGGAGACCGGGGTCGTCGGTCATCTGATGAAAGCGATCGGGCTGGGGCATATCAACCTGCTCGCCTCAACTGGCACCTTCATTCCGGTATACGTGCTCTCGGATATCTGGCAGCACTGTGGCTGGAACAGCATTATCTATCTGGCCGCCCTGTCCACGGTTGATCCCCAGCTCTATGATGCAGCCCGCATCGACGGGGCCAGCCGCTGGCAGACGATCCGCTTTGTTGATATTCCGGCGCTTGTGCCGACGATTATTATTTTGTTCATTCTCAGCATGGGCAACATTCTCAGTACCGGCTTCGAGAAAATCTTCCTGATGCAGAACTCGCTCAATCTGCCCGTGTCCGAGGTGATTGCCACCTATGTGTACAAAATCGGGATCGTCTCAAGCCAGTTCAGCCTGGCCTCGGCCATCGGCCTGTTCAATACGGTGATCAACTTCATCTTCCTGTTCGCCATGAACACGATCTCGAAGCGGGTATCCGAGACGAGCCTATTCTAA
- a CDS encoding ABC transporter substrate-binding protein, with amino-acid sequence MRKKVSVLTSLVLITAMLLSGCGSGGDSKSAGTTPGNASGEKVKLTAIMTKHPLTKPLAEMEWLQAVEDAAGVEIEWQEITTDYGQKKGTMLASGDIPDLFIGPNVITDADFAQFQGLFQDLSGMLDQAPNVQKMFSEKPETKLIATQPDGKIYGLPKYQRFWPSTGTRQFINQKWLDELGLQKPTTWDELYDVLVAFKEKDANGNGDAKDEIPMDWPGGIGGYFNPAVLLGSMGITLSDGSSQGYFVEDGQIKNFLIDERYKTMVAFLNKLYKAGLINPEVFTHDYTKYQSIARGEGDTAKVGFTWGWVASDRFGEQLASQYVTLPPLKVTADYTGKLSWSYDYYSLNYGTNHIVMSAKTKHKEAAMRFINELYDPKVGIQALFGSIGPNIQDHGDGTYSVLPPANPEMDPGTWKWTSTMADHGAFYVPDDLQLTLGKDMQEVLGQSEPLEEALKVDLDKDVFPGLFMKYSTMDNNTMSLNNTNVMNLAESSFAKWVTKGGIEAEWDAYVKEAQKAGITQNLEIMQKYYEEYKSKK; translated from the coding sequence ATGCGGAAAAAGGTAAGCGTTCTCACATCACTCGTCTTGATCACAGCCATGCTGCTGTCGGGGTGCGGTTCAGGGGGAGATAGCAAGTCCGCGGGGACAACGCCCGGGAATGCGTCCGGGGAGAAGGTGAAGCTGACGGCGATTATGACCAAGCATCCGCTCACCAAGCCGCTGGCGGAAATGGAGTGGCTGCAGGCGGTCGAGGATGCCGCCGGAGTCGAAATTGAGTGGCAGGAGATTACTACCGACTATGGGCAAAAGAAAGGCACGATGCTGGCCAGCGGGGACATCCCGGACCTGTTCATCGGGCCGAATGTCATTACGGATGCGGATTTTGCCCAGTTCCAGGGGCTGTTCCAGGATTTGTCGGGCATGCTCGACCAGGCTCCGAACGTGCAGAAGATGTTCAGCGAGAAGCCAGAGACGAAGCTGATCGCTACGCAGCCGGATGGCAAAATCTACGGCCTCCCCAAATACCAGCGGTTCTGGCCGTCCACCGGCACCAGGCAGTTCATCAACCAGAAATGGCTGGATGAGCTAGGGCTGCAAAAGCCGACGACCTGGGATGAGCTGTATGACGTCCTCGTTGCTTTTAAAGAGAAAGACGCCAACGGCAATGGCGATGCGAAGGACGAAATCCCGATGGATTGGCCAGGCGGGATCGGCGGGTACTTCAATCCGGCTGTGCTTCTGGGCAGTATGGGCATCACGCTGTCGGATGGCAGCAGTCAAGGTTATTTTGTCGAGGATGGCCAGATCAAGAACTTCCTCATCGACGAACGCTACAAGACCATGGTGGCCTTCCTCAACAAGCTGTACAAGGCCGGGCTGATTAATCCCGAAGTGTTCACGCACGACTATACGAAATATCAATCGATTGCCCGCGGGGAAGGGGACACGGCCAAGGTTGGCTTCACCTGGGGCTGGGTGGCGTCCGACCGGTTCGGGGAGCAGCTGGCCTCGCAGTATGTCACTCTGCCTCCGCTGAAGGTCACCGCGGATTACACGGGGAAGCTGTCGTGGAGCTATGATTACTATTCCTTGAACTACGGCACGAATCACATCGTGATGTCCGCCAAGACGAAGCATAAGGAAGCGGCGATGCGCTTTATCAACGAGCTGTACGATCCGAAGGTCGGCATACAGGCGTTGTTCGGCTCGATCGGCCCGAATATTCAGGATCATGGAGACGGGACTTACAGCGTGCTGCCTCCGGCTAATCCAGAGATGGACCCCGGCACCTGGAAATGGACGTCCACGATGGCGGATCACGGGGCTTTTTATGTCCCGGACGATCTGCAGTTGACCCTCGGCAAAGACATGCAGGAAGTGCTCGGCCAATCCGAGCCTTTGGAGGAAGCGCTGAAGGTGGATCTGGATAAGGATGTTTTTCCCGGCCTGTTTATGAAATACTCGACGATGGACAACAACACGATGAGCCTGAACAACACGAACGTTATGAACCTGGCCGAGTCCAGCTTTGCTAAATGGGTGACCAAGGGCGGCATCGAGGCAGAATGGGACGCGTACGTGAAGGAGGCTCAGAAGGCCGGCATCACCCAGAATCTAGAGATCATGCAAAAATACTACGAGGAATATAAGAGCAAGAAATGA
- a CDS encoding carbohydrate ABC transporter permease, translating into MPSNQGAGLSNHSTRSSIGGTGPSFHGAPPPRNGARARLNGKELVFKITLGLLCTFIFLIIVYPLYFIVIASFSDSTLVATGKVWLFPKNISFFGYQEIFKDMRIWTGYRNTVFYTLFGTLVNMLFTLPAAYVLSRREFRARKVIMFLFVVTMFFNGGLIPTYLLMKDLHLTNTIWVFILPFCVNVFYLIIARTFFESSLPQELYEAAVMDGCSHFTFFFKVALPLSKAMISVIGLYYLVGHWNDFFTALIYIRNNNLQPLQIILRDILLSNQVFAGGAGTGGDAGGYAQRYADQIKYGVIIVSTLPILVIYPFIQKYFEKGVMIGSIKG; encoded by the coding sequence ATGCCAAGCAACCAGGGGGCCGGGTTAAGCAACCATAGCACCAGGTCAAGTATCGGTGGAACCGGGCCAAGCTTCCATGGAGCGCCACCGCCAAGGAACGGAGCCCGAGCACGCCTCAACGGCAAAGAGCTGGTCTTCAAAATCACGCTGGGCCTTCTATGCACATTTATTTTTCTAATCATCGTTTATCCGCTGTATTTCATCGTGATCGCTTCCTTCAGCGATTCCACGCTCGTAGCGACAGGCAAGGTCTGGCTGTTTCCGAAAAATATCAGCTTCTTCGGATATCAGGAAATTTTCAAGGATATGCGGATCTGGACGGGCTACCGAAACACAGTGTTCTACACCCTGTTCGGCACCTTGGTCAACATGCTGTTCACGCTGCCAGCCGCGTATGTGCTGTCCCGGCGGGAGTTTCGGGCGAGGAAGGTCATTATGTTTCTGTTCGTGGTGACGATGTTCTTCAACGGTGGCCTTATTCCGACCTACCTGCTGATGAAGGATTTGCATCTGACGAATACGATTTGGGTGTTCATTCTCCCGTTCTGCGTCAACGTGTTCTATTTGATTATCGCCCGGACGTTCTTCGAAAGCTCGCTGCCGCAGGAGCTGTACGAGGCGGCGGTGATGGACGGCTGCTCGCACTTCACCTTTTTCTTCAAGGTGGCGCTGCCGCTCTCGAAGGCGATGATCTCCGTGATCGGCCTCTATTATTTGGTCGGGCATTGGAATGACTTCTTTACCGCGCTGATCTATATTCGCAATAACAATCTGCAGCCGCTGCAAATTATTTTGCGGGACATCCTGCTGTCCAATCAGGTGTTTGCCGGCGGGGCGGGTACCGGGGGAGACGCGGGAGGCTATGCGCAGAGATATGCCGACCAGATCAAATACGGCGTCATTATCGTATCCACGCTGCCGATTCTGGTGATCTATCCGTTTATCCAGAAATATTTTGAGAAGGGCGTCATGATCGGTTCGATCAAGGGGTGA
- a CDS encoding TIGR02677 family protein — MQSLRGVPELKYVNAENVVRYRAIMRFFYQEYKRLRYWMKTEDVFEAIKAWHVLPEYTIEMCQSDLDQLVEWQNLTARHDGGRSSTLEEYLKKKMQYLLRPYSIEIERLLETLEKVTGYGGSLEASLFDTIADKLFDIRSKVGEMEPESALELWNVLYRSFVSLHENAADYIASLHTARAEEMMVTEAFLIFKEKLTDYLQNFVQALQRSAYKIEGNLLRINDTVRDLFLEQVVEGELRKPRLEDGPNREEMLAELRQGWTNIRRWFVGEGASPSELTLLERATKDAIARIVRSAIRIQERKRSGLSRKKELEHLARWFASVETVEEAHRLSAFTFGLFPTRHLQGEDLRDSDRADMSSWQERPMVRILRSRSRKRGERLPVEAVRDNEQRKQREREAFKLRQAEEWRMIAALVEQDSVKISEFGPVTTEERRRLLQWIGRCMTAGSSYSFVTPEGVRIRLSNPSTEERTVLNAEDGDLEMANYELHFMLTEAAREFAAAAMDTSIDGPKKDLGEERRE; from the coding sequence GTGCAATCCTTGCGCGGAGTGCCTGAATTAAAATATGTCAACGCAGAGAATGTAGTTCGCTATCGTGCGATTATGCGATTTTTCTATCAAGAATATAAAAGATTGCGATATTGGATGAAGACGGAAGATGTGTTCGAGGCGATTAAAGCATGGCATGTCTTGCCAGAGTATACGATTGAAATGTGCCAAAGCGACCTGGATCAATTAGTAGAGTGGCAGAACTTAACTGCCCGTCACGACGGCGGGCGATCTTCTACATTAGAGGAATATCTCAAGAAGAAAATGCAGTATCTGTTGCGTCCTTATTCTATTGAAATCGAACGGTTGCTAGAGACGCTGGAGAAGGTGACAGGGTATGGCGGTTCGTTGGAAGCCTCTTTATTCGATACGATTGCGGATAAACTGTTCGATATTCGCAGTAAGGTAGGGGAAATGGAACCAGAATCAGCGCTGGAGCTATGGAATGTCTTATACCGCTCCTTCGTCAGTTTACATGAGAATGCAGCGGACTATATAGCCAGTCTGCATACAGCCCGGGCAGAAGAGATGATGGTGACGGAAGCCTTTTTAATATTTAAGGAAAAGTTGACCGATTATCTGCAAAATTTCGTACAAGCATTGCAGCGAAGCGCCTATAAAATCGAAGGCAATCTGCTGCGGATTAATGATACGGTTCGCGATTTGTTCTTGGAGCAGGTTGTCGAAGGTGAGCTTAGAAAGCCGCGGCTGGAAGATGGCCCGAATCGGGAGGAAATGTTAGCGGAACTTCGCCAGGGATGGACGAATATTCGCCGTTGGTTTGTGGGTGAGGGAGCTTCGCCAAGTGAGCTCACATTGCTGGAGCGGGCGACGAAGGACGCGATTGCAAGAATCGTAAGAAGCGCCATACGCATTCAGGAACGGAAACGTTCAGGCTTGAGCCGTAAAAAAGAGCTCGAGCATCTGGCCCGCTGGTTTGCTTCGGTAGAAACAGTGGAGGAAGCGCATAGGCTGTCTGCATTTACCTTCGGATTATTTCCAACGCGACATTTGCAGGGGGAGGATTTACGCGACTCAGACCGTGCAGATATGTCATCCTGGCAGGAGCGCCCCATGGTGCGTATCCTTCGTTCACGCAGCCGCAAGCGAGGGGAGCGCCTTCCAGTTGAAGCGGTACGCGATAACGAGCAGAGGAAGCAGCGAGAGAGGGAAGCATTCAAGCTGCGGCAAGCGGAGGAATGGCGGATGATCGCAGCGCTTGTGGAGCAGGACTCTGTCAAAATTTCCGAATTCGGTCCGGTGACGACCGAGGAGCGGAGGCGTCTGCTGCAGTGGATCGGCAGATGTATGACGGCAGGAAGCAGCTATTCGTTTGTCACGCCGGAAGGTGTGCGAATTAGGTTGAGCAATCCATCTACGGAAGAGCGGACGGTTCTAAATGCAGAAGATGGTGATCTGGAGATGGCGAACTATGAGTTGCATTTTATGTTAACGGAAGCGGCTAGGGAATTTGCTGCAGCGGCAATGGATACGTCCATAGATGGGCCGAAAAAGGATTTAGGAGAAGAAAGGCGTGAGTAG
- a CDS encoding TIGR02678 family protein, whose translation MSGGAVRRLGKQRKSAVQSVERKRACMHALLNRPWIAKEEDPDLYFAIRDHYEELRDWFMDKAGFPLIVTRALAKLDKTPVKAQTWMGFPEFREKRDYVFFTYGLWYLEGKTELDQFLLSDIVEEIREQMLSAGLEADWRNYFDRLSMARALKKLRALNVLYSVDGDEGQWAQDAERNALYECSPLARYVLRRFPHDLTNCSQLEELENPIPYADTQDGQSMRRRHRVYRRLLLEPVVVDRHWDEEDLNYVLWQRRAIIDQLENMLGWEGRRYREGLVFFHPELTGECDLFPTVSVVSDLALLAATEIRKRLSAGDGLNVEDNGTVRLTKAEIETLLYRLQLQHKEFWSKEFREASSQELAVLCMDHLSEWGLGEREGESSFLISPVLGRWTSEYANTNFGT comes from the coding sequence ATGTCCGGAGGAGCAGTTCGACGATTAGGCAAGCAAAGAAAAAGCGCGGTACAGTCTGTCGAGCGCAAACGTGCATGTATGCATGCGCTGCTGAATAGACCATGGATCGCAAAAGAAGAGGATCCGGATTTATATTTTGCGATCCGGGATCATTATGAAGAGTTGCGCGACTGGTTTATGGATAAGGCGGGGTTTCCACTGATCGTAACACGTGCGCTTGCCAAATTGGATAAGACTCCGGTTAAGGCGCAAACATGGATGGGCTTTCCTGAGTTTCGTGAGAAGCGTGATTATGTTTTTTTTACTTATGGTCTGTGGTATTTGGAGGGGAAAACGGAGCTGGACCAGTTTCTGCTCTCTGACATTGTTGAGGAAATCCGCGAACAGATGCTTAGTGCGGGTCTGGAGGCGGACTGGCGGAATTATTTCGATCGTCTGTCCATGGCCAGGGCGCTGAAGAAGCTGCGGGCACTAAACGTACTGTATAGCGTAGATGGTGATGAGGGTCAATGGGCACAGGATGCGGAACGCAACGCATTGTATGAATGTTCACCGTTAGCCAGGTATGTGCTTCGACGGTTCCCCCACGATTTGACGAATTGTTCTCAACTCGAGGAGTTGGAGAATCCTATCCCTTATGCCGATACTCAGGATGGTCAGTCGATGAGGCGTCGGCATCGGGTGTATCGTCGACTGCTGCTGGAGCCAGTCGTAGTGGACAGGCATTGGGATGAGGAAGATTTGAATTATGTGTTGTGGCAGCGACGTGCGATTATTGATCAACTCGAAAATATGCTGGGCTGGGAAGGCCGGCGTTATCGGGAAGGGCTGGTGTTCTTCCATCCCGAATTAACCGGAGAGTGTGATTTGTTCCCGACCGTATCGGTTGTCTCGGATTTGGCGCTGCTGGCTGCGACTGAAATTCGTAAGAGACTGTCGGCCGGAGATGGTCTGAACGTAGAGGACAACGGCACGGTGCGGTTAACAAAGGCAGAAATAGAGACTCTTCTGTACAGATTACAATTGCAACATAAAGAATTTTGGAGCAAAGAGTTTCGGGAAGCCTCCTCCCAGGAGTTGGCGGTGCTGTGCATGGATCATTTGTCCGAATGGGGGCTAGGGGAGCGTGAAGGAGAGAGTTCGTTTCTAATTTCTCCAGTATTGGGCAGATGGACTTCGGAATATGCGAATACAAACTTTGGTACTTGA